The sequence below is a genomic window from Cicer arietinum cultivar CDC Frontier isolate Library 1 chromosome 6, Cicar.CDCFrontier_v2.0, whole genome shotgun sequence.
taacttaaacattttcctcaaatacacattaagtaaaccgaggtattaaaagattccccatttttaatactcgtttactctaatggttttcaaatcccacagaaacaaattcaaacattctttcacattcaaaccataattcacaacaaccacaccaattaacaaacatcaagtatgaacacgccaaatacaacgaacacaaatcaaagcaacataacacccagatacaaccaatttcatttgttcataatcatatacaatgacttcaaattcatttaccacgaaacattcatcactataaacaaaacctaactctaaggtttttacccataacgcactagtttcgtttttccccaaatcgatacatttaaccctaacaaattccttcccacacaactacaggtaagtccctaatgcaagctagaagtttggaaggagcccttacctcaacgttagctttaacgcgcgtttccggtaccgtgagtaattccggtaaaatctccgctcgcaacgccgcttccaaagtagtgcactagcaccgtagcacggaggtgagcaactttcccttctatctcttcgagaaaagaggtTTAGATccaggagaaacggaggggtttgtgtttggatctcaaaaaccgtatttcttcgttttcgaatcaaagaggaagagtggagttacgaaaaccttgatctaactcacacccaaccttgggtcactagctttgaagaaaggaagcaacgaaaacgaagaatggagaaaggatggatttttggttaaagctcacgtgagtgcagaggaagaagatggaaaattcaattttccctcatttctatttatttcctttgcttttcctttcttcctttttccttccttcctttatatactattttcttttccttttccttccttctagttttcctttctttttccctccaaacaaacatatataaatataataaatataacttaacaaatatctcaaaatctagatatttattaaattaccgtttcacccgaaacgccttaaattctccgtaaaggattttccgcagttaaattcaatttatttatcgacgagaaattctaattggcatcgaaatatctttttgattataaaactccaaaatattattaactttggcttaaaagcctccgagccaaaatccaaaatataccaaaaatacataaaaggtactttaaaattatgggtcttacattatcGAATTtactcgcggaaccggaaacgcacgttaaatctaacattaaggtaagggctccttccaaacttttagtttgcatttagggacttatctgtttttgtgtggaaaggaatctgttagggttgaatgtattgatttagggaaaatgaatctaaggttctgtgggtaaaGTCTTACAGGTCTTGagaattaatgttgtttgaaagtcgtttcggtaaatgagtattaagaatggggaatctcttaatatgactgtttgcttaacgttttgttttgaaaatcattaagttaaatcggtattaagaacggggaatctcttaatgacttatttaattaatgttgtttgaaagtcgtttaagttaaatgagtattaaaaatggggaatcttttaatatctcggtttacttaatgttgttttggaaaatcgtttaagttaactgggcgttaagaatggggaatctcttaatgtctcggttacttaatgttttgttttgaaaatcattaagttaaatcggtattaagaacggggaatctcttaatgacttatttaattaatgttgtttgaaagtcgtttaagttaaatgggtattaaaaatggggaatcttttaatatctgcatttgcttaacgattgttgtgaatggagtctgtgtatgctcatgcatttcattggtaaattgtgttgacccgtgataggtgacacctcggtaaactgtactgacccgtgataggtggtacatttacgatttatatttttggtgaattgtgctgacccgtgataggtggcaccttggtaaattgtacggacccgtgataggttgtacgtttgcgatttatattttagtaaatcgtgttgacccgtgataggtgacaccatggtaactgtactgacccgtgataggtggtacatttacgatttacatttttggtggattgtgctgacccgtgataggtggcacctcggtaaacagtactggtctgtgataggcggtacgtttacgattcccgctttttcttttagtaaatcgtgttgacccgtgataggtgacaccatggtaactgtactgacccgtgataggtggtacatttacgatttccgctttttcttttagtaaatcgtgttgacccgtgataggtgacaccatggtaactgtactgacccgtgataggtggtacatttacgatttccgctttttcttttagtaaatcgtgttgacccgtgataggtgacaccatggtaactgtactgacccgtgataggtggtacatttacgatttccgctttttcttttagtaaatcgtgttgacccgtgataggtgacacctcggtaaactgtactgacccgtgataggtggtacgtttatgatttacgcattttagtaaatcgtgctgacccgtgataggtggcacctcggtaattggtactttggcctgtgataggcggtacaattatgatttacggctcttcgaggagggttttggtttggaattccgagtccatgcattttggcatatacgcattgcattagggtgcttggcacacgagtcgtgtttgaatcaagtatatgattgagtggtttgaattggaattgttgtggtaattgtgttggaattgctaagtgttatgtattgattaacTGGGTTtggctaagtgttaagttttggagttatgtgtgagtgtgattgaattagtttaagtatttttggaagaataagcagggaaatcgatttcccaatcgattggatgagttgcaggaagttcactattttaacctaatcgatttgccaatcgattgtataaatatgtctttcaaaatcttttaagaaatcgatttggaaatcgattggcagagaggcaggaactcagcaaagctgccaaaatcgatttggaaatcgatttggcaacacagggactcagcaaaactgacaaaatcgacttagaaatcgatttggtcatgcaggaactcagcagaactgaccaaatcgatttggcaatcgattggctcagcagaagtccttattttcagttagataatcgattgttcaattgatttatcaatgctttggtcagttatgtattacttgatgatttgagaacttcattttgatttcatttttaattggcaagcaatttatgaacttttagcatatggaaaatccttttaggtgcatgcttagttgaaaggttattttgtgcatttaaaacttaaatgttatgtgttatctgttaatttcggttggtgaccctttacaactattgtggaaatctgggttttgccctcagatgagagccaagacgatcctactggttcataccctacggatgagaatgcttgactgcagctacgttaggaggatctcacggggcgcgtggagatcactcagggtatatagtttttggtaggatgatcagattaggttgatgtatagggactagacgtccttctttttgggttggagtattttgatttggaaaactgtacttatactaatattgtcagtttgacatcttatttgaatgggttccatgtaccatttgttattgtgtaaatgctttggatttatatttggagaaaattTTCcgttgcttgtaaattataatgactcaattatttatccaaagacatttccttGTTTAtatctctgttttagtttaatctctttcaaaaaaaaaaatacaccctcgctttgaaaatcggggtgttacacttagGCTGATTCATATACCTACTTAGCATGccaattgaaaaattaaagtcAAGCCTACTATTACAAAGATACTTGAGTGATCCAATCAATTGCTTGAACATGGTAGGATGTACCTTTTCTTCCCTAGTCAACTCTTCTAGTTTCTAATTTGTCTTAGTAAGAGTTGCAACACTATTACATTCACTCATGTTGAACTTTTGTAACACATCTAAATCATACTTTGTATGATATAGGATAATTCTATCTTTATTTTTCAAGAACTCCATTCCTAGGAAATAAGCCAATTCACCTAATTTAGTCATTCCAAACCCCAACTTCTTGAATTCTTCTACTTCACCTATTGAGTCTCTTGTTACTAGAAGATCAAAAACATAAAAGCATACTAACAATTTCATTTCTTATTTCATGTAGCTTACATACACACCATACTATATTGcacatttcaaaatatttattcttttgttCCAGGCCTAaggagcttgttttagcccacaCAGGACTTTACGCGACCTATACACCATGAAATAATTTCCTTTTGCTTCAAACCCAGGTGGTTGTCTTACATAGACTTCTTCTTCAAATGGACCATTTAAAAAGGTTGAATTGACATATAAATGGAATAATGGCTAGCTTCTACTACAAGCTAGTGACACAACTAGCCTAATGGTCACATGCCTTGCAATGGGAGCAAATACCTCAAAATAATAATGTTAGAACTATCTTGATTTGAAGAATAATGACTCGTACTttttttgatgataacaaaattattttatgggaacaatttaaaacactaatgTTTTGTTTAATTGTGCAGTTTCCAGATCAAGTtttttgtgggaacaatttaaaaCACTATTGTTCTTTGGCGCTTGTTTTATCTAAGTATTgagaaatagtttttaaaaataaaattttgtaagcACCTTCTTATGAGAGTATTCAGAAAATCCATAAACTTACTCTTTTGTAACATAGCTCGATAGTGGTTGCATTCTTCAACAGCTTGATTGTACCAAGCTAAAAAGTTTAGAAGACTTGAATATATTCCATTTGACTAGAATGTGATCAATGGAAGTGTGATTCAATTGGtgaattaatggattaaatcATTCAATTGAAGAAATTGGATGTAGCTAACTATTGGGGGTAAACCACGATTAATTGGTTGTGTTGTTCCGTGTTTATgctttattttctctttttcatcacttttttttaatcttgttgaaacgttttttaaaaataaaacacaattcaaaccctatccctttcttgtgtttctcgttctacaattggcatcaaagcATGATCTCAAAGCTGAGCACTTAATTGTGTTTGAGTAAAGATCTATGTTATTATGACTAACTTTGGTGATGAATTTACAATTGGAAACATTAAAAGGCCTCCTCTGTTTGAGGGAGAAAGATTCAAGTACTAGAAAAACAAGCTCAGAAGTTTATACATCTCACATGATCATGAACTTTGGGACATAGTCGAAGATGGCTTATAAGCTCACAAAGACCCTGGTGGTGTTgatcaaaagaaacaatacaagatgcatcataaatcCAGAAATAGCAAAGAGCATATTTGATGCTTTGGTTCTCAACTATGAAGAAAATAAGTAGGTACAGGAAGCTAAGGCAAATCTACTTATCAAGAAGTATGAACTCTTCCAAatgaaagaagatgaagatattgAGAAAATGTTTTCTAGATTGAAGGTTCTCCAAAAGAGTTGCACTACCTCTAACCACGTCATAAAGATGGTCAGAAGTCTTCCCAACAAATGGAGACCAAAAGTAGCAACAATTCAAGAGGCTAAAGATCTACAAAATTGCCTTTGAAAGAGCTGATGAGTTCATTCAAATCCCATGTGATTGAACTGGTTGAAGATGAACCCAAGAAGAAGCCCAAATCATTAGCTCTTAAGTCCTAAGGGAATAAGGTTAACTCCAAGGCCCTACAAGCTACTGAAGTCTTAGAGGAAATCAGATTAGACCATTAGAGTGAAGACTCAAATGATGAATATTTGTTTTACATCTCAAGGAAAATCTAGCGTGTGTGGAATAACAAGAACAAATACTTTACAAAAAGACTAAAGAGATTTCAGATGGTCCAAAAAGTAGTAGAGAAGAGATGAAAAATCAAACAAGAAAAGAATCATTTGATATGAATGCAAAGAGCCACAACATTTCAAATCAGAATGTCTTAAACTTGAGACGGGAAATTCCCAAAGAAAATACTTCAAGGCAAAGAATAAATGTCTTATGGTTACTTGGGATGACCCTAATGAATCATTTAACGAAGATGAAGAGAGTGCAAACATGGCTTTGATGGTAGATACACATTTTGAATATGATTCTGACGATGAGtattttgatgaagaaattgaggtattatcTTACCTATCTCGTAACGAAATTATAGATATGTTAAATAATTTTCTCAACAAGAATCACAAAGTTTCTTCAAAACCAAAATCTCTTAAAAATCTCATGACatcttaattaataaatatagttctcttaaaaaggattttgaaaacCTAAAAAGAGAAAATCTTTGAAAGAAATTGTTCCAACAATTTAAGCGGATAGAGTCTATAACTCTATTAAGTATGAAAAAGCCTTTCAGAAATTTCTTGCAAATGGCATAGATAGAAGCAAACTAGTCTTTATGATCTATGATGTTATCAGAAACAATAAACATGGTATTGGTTTTAAAGAACCAGAGAAAACTCCTAAGGTTAATTTACATGATACTGCTTGCATATATTGCTTAAATAAAGGTCACAATAAAAGAACTTGTCCTATGCAAAAAAACATGGAAAGAAAAGACACCTTTCGAAACTAACAAATCAGGACCCAACCAAATATGGGTacctaataataaaataatttatcttgcAAATATCCTTAACAACAAAGTTAAAACACCGGTCATGGTACTTGGACAATGGACGCGCACGACGGGAaaaaagtctatgttccaagatcTAACCCTCAAGAACAAAGGATTCGTAGGTTTTGGAGGTCATCAGAAAGGTAAGATCATTGGGCACATCACAATAGGTAATGGTTCTCTACCCTTTATTAAAAGTGGTTTACCAGTAAAAGAACTAATGCACAACCTACTAAGCATAAGCCAATTAAGCAACAATGGTTATGACGTTCTTTTCAATCATAAGTCTTGTAAGTAAATAATTCAAAGTAATGGATCAATACTATTTTTTGaccaaaggaaaaaaaatatttacaaataaacTTATCTAATTTGGAAACAGAAGAAGTAAAGTGTCTTATATATGTAAATGATGAGCAACTGATCTGGCAATAAAAGATTAGGACATGTCAAATCTTAAATACAAATTAGATGTTCTTTGTGAGGTATGTCAGaaaggaaaacaaacaaaatcatatttttcctCTAAAAATGTTGTTTCCAATTCTAGACTACTTAAacttttacattttaatttatttggcCCTGTAAAGACTTCCACTATATGTGGTAAAAAGTATGGATTcattattgttgatgattattctaggtGAACATGGGTAAAAGTTCTTAAACATAATGACGAGTCATGTAAAGATTTTACTACCTTCTACAAAtaagttcaaaatgaaaaaggttttTGTATTGCAACAATTCGTTGCGATCATGGggatgaattttaaaataagctTTTTGAAAACTTCTGTTAAGAGAATGAAGTTTTACATATCTTTTCATCTCTTAGAACAcctaaactatgtatatatttgattccaacttatttatgttcaatttttatatcgcacaatactttgacaattccagtccaacatactctgaaagagatctaattgaaataaaaaaagactGGTGttagtatgtgattgaaatgaaaattatttgatttgctcgGAAATGACATGTTGTAAGGGataattatatgaatatatagTAGTTATGTTatgtgtagttctgatagttatatgtatatgaatatggcatatttgaaaagttgtgaatatgtagttatatgaatatgtatatagttctgtgttgttgtcaatatgtgaatatatatatgaatatgttgtgaactgattgtgtaaatatgtaaagttataaagttaaattataaagttatatagttctgttttgTTGTGAACTAATTCtgaatgaaaatgattttggaaaaaaaattaaaagacagcgctttctaaaaaaatgacataaaaaatcaaaaaacgctttttaaaaattccatttacaatgttttttaataaaactaaaataagaatgcaccttttacagcgctttttcaaaaaagcgctgtaataggtgcataataatgtatctattgtttgcaccttttacaacgctttttcaaaaaagcgctgtaataggtgcataataatgcatctattgtttgcaccttttacaacgcttcttcaaaaaagcgttgtaataggtgcataataatgcatctattgaatgcacaatttacagcgcaatatatctacctattttatagcgctttttataatttaaaaaatattgtatctttttacagcgctagatactacatcgcttatttttttataaaaaaacgctgtaaatgacttaaaaaaacgttgtaaaatagatttttttcgCATAGTGAATTGAAGGaaatattatgaaatttattCATTGTAAATGATTACACAAAGCCTTAGTATTTAAAGTGTTGGCTTGACGCTCTAAGCTTCATCGACTTAAACTTGGACATGAGCTTATGTTGTTACCAGCTGGCTTACAACCTCAACAAGCTTACTACAAATTCACTAACTAACTTATACAAAAGATAACTAACAATTAATTACATGACTAAAGCATTAACATTTGAATTAATACAACAACACATACTTGCATGACTTGTCTTAAAACTTTATCGCCACAATTTTTTGACCATAAGCAACTTTAAAaggaaattatattttatttatctaattatCTAAAGAAAAACTAGAAGGGTTCAACAAGTAGtgataaaatgtgttttttgaTATCTCGATCTTGAATACCAAACCCATCGCCATTTAGATAAAGTGTGTGGGCCACACGTGCTGCATTTCTGGCTTGATTAAGAAATGGTTCCATTGAAGCCACTAGTCTTGTGGAGCATTGTCCATTAATCTTTTTCCATGCACTGTTTATAATGTCTTGGATATGTTTTCTTGCTTCTTCCTCTGAAACATCATTTTCATTCATATAGCATGCAATTGACGAAGCAGTATCTCCCCTTTCGCTTTCGGCCTATTgaatatcaaattatatattaacacTCAATATTTATAGGAAaatgaaaagttaatttttacttttgtaatcttttatctcatattttaattgaaataaaatttaagtctACTTATTTGTAAATCTAGAATTTTAGACTATCTATTTcacaaattttagaatttttatttgCAATTCAATTTGGGAGTATTTTTTATAATGCACCATTTTTTATTTggactaaaaataatgaatttggaAAAATTAAGCTTACATGTAATCAATGAATTTTAGGCTAATTAACATTTGTGCGATATCTCAAATTCGAattcacaataaaatatttaaattaacaatattgacatttgttaattgaactataatttaataatgattttaaCAGAGTTTCTAATCCATGAAATTCTATAACTCTAAGCTTAGGATAGGATGTCACATTATAAATGAAAATGACATGTCATAGAAATTCTATAACTTTAACAGAGTTTCCAAAACAAAACtcctaatattttttatttaaaatcagaaaaaaGGAATAATTTTTGCAACATCAGAaactgtttcaaaataaaaataaattgaaatatacaATAAAGATGAaggtgaaaaaataaaatttattctatgaaaaaaaaaaagttacctCTGCGGTCCCCAGATCATTGCACAACCGAATAACGAGAGATACATTGTAGACAAGATCTTGATATATGTGTGAAAAATTATCAATCTCATCTGTTAACTGAAATTCATACGTTGTGGCAAAATATGAATGAAGCAAAATTAATGGCCCCGAAGATGTAATCCATGCATTGCTTAGATATTCTTCCAACGATGGAATATATCCCGTTTTGTCCCACTTTGCTTCCACGTATAACGCATTGCAAAACTCCATCCACTATGAAATTGTGGAAGATAAAATGTTACATATAATAAGGAACAATTGATTCATTCattaatttctttctttctatgattttttcttttgataaaaaaaaaagagaagataTTAGTGGTTATTTTAATTAAGCATTAGTACCGCCTTCTTTAGGTAAGGTAACaccatattataattattttctccTGCAATTTCATATGCAATTTCATTTGTGACATCTTGAAGTGCATTGAAGCAAATTGTCATGTACTCTGGAAGTTCAAGTTCTTTTGCATCCCATCTGTGCATTAAGCAAATCATCATTTACCATGACgtcaaaatcaataattaatattacaactACAATTGAGTTACtgtaatttaaaactatttagtATAGTTACTAAGAAACAAACCTCTGAATTAATGCCGTTGTAAACGGCTTGAGTTCTTCAAAAGAGGCGTATATGTCATAAACATCATCTATCAATAGTACCAAAATAATCACTTTAGTCAGCCATTTCCTCAAAGATTTATATTTGGGCTCAAAAGCAACCCCTGTTGCACACATGAAGCTTTCAACCAACCTATTTCGTGAAAAGTTGAAGTCTTTTTTTAATCCAAGTTTCTCCCACCAcctaaaaacaaattataaatattaaataatactcTGAAATAAAATGTTGAACTGTTGAGTAATTTTTtctaatattgtaaaaaaaatatatacgtTGATTTACctgtagaaattaaaattgatttcataataatttaattgagattAAAACGGTTGTATTCATttcataaaaactaaaaacaaaatgttttaaattttaccgtgaataaaaatatatttgatattctttattgtaaaattttatgttCATAAATGTAAAATGAATAACTGAAAGTGGAAAAGTAAAACTCTTGCATAaatattagagtttttaaaatagGTTGTTCGAACGAATCAGATAATTTGACTTACATTTTACTATAAATCAGACCTTAAAAAAgaggttaaaaaataaatgaatctgTTTGACTCAATCCGTTTGACTCGTATTAAAAATGGAGTAAGATCGAGTAGGTAGGCTACGAGTTGTCCACTAGtactaaaaaagataaaagtaatttattaaaaacaattattaaaaacaaatttacgatgATTCAATAATGACTCTTTTCTAGTACTTATTATTATTGCACTAACTGAAAAACCTACAATTTTAGCCATCAATTGAGCAAGACATCCTTTTTATGgtaagttttataaatatatatatatttccattacttaattttaatcttCAATGGAGAtcgatttttgtttttgatattttaCTCTCTATTGTGGTTAGCGTGATGATTTTGGGTATTTTTagattgtaaattttttttaaagttattaattaattaaaataaaaacatattataaaaaaaattaaaaaaaaaatatcaaaagaaaaatgaatcaAACCAGTCAATTAACTTGCATAACTCATATTAAATAGATCAGCTTTAACGAGTGACAATCCAATAAAAGAGTGGGTATGATCGATTTGACCCATTCATTTAATCAAATTCTTCATGTTAGAGCGGATTAAGTAAATTTATCTACttgacaactctaattaataaatattcatctaagatttttaaataattcaataaatacttatttttataatttaactactgatacattttcttttgtggctataaaatatatatatattcttttgtgGCTAAAAAGACATATATGTACCTGGACAATTCCTTGACCTCCCTTTGAAGTTTGACCTGCGTTATGTTAAAGTTTAATTTTGCTAATTCAAGCAAATCAGGGTCCATGTCTTTCTCAGTTTGGAAATGCTTCACGTGCCATTTCACACCAAACCATGGCACTCTCCAATGGGAAGGGAGCTCCAACGCATGGACCACTCTTTCAACATCAACGTTAAACTCTTTTATGTTGATAGCACTTGAAGTGAAACAATCTTTGAGCCAAGTTGTTGCTAATTTTTTGAGTTCATCCAAGATTTGCTCACCTTCTAAGCCCAAATGTGAGGCCTCAAGAAGCTCCATAATATCTTTAGCATCACTAAAACATAGGTGATCCTTCTCTACCACTATACCCTTTTTCACATCTATGTAGTTACTTAGACGATCTGAATTCATAAACAACTAAAAATTAATCCGTAGGCTGCGATTAATTTTatccatatataaaaaattagacGATGAAACTTAGACaataaaattaacttataatatATAGCTTAAGCTCgttttttggcttaattgcaattttggtccccctattttagctgaatcgcaaaagtactccctcattttatttctccccagttttggtccctcaaacattattttagtccaaaacttgatgaaatttcattattttgcatttatttaagtcacatcatgcctcaagatctcatgtgcaacaattgtatatgaaatctatgatcataaatggtgtagtacgacgtTAAAAAATggaatttcatcaagttttggaccaaaattttgtttgaggaccaaaactgaggagaaacaaaatgagggaCTATACTCGCGATTCAATCAAAATAGAagaaccaaaactgcaattaacccttttttttttttttttacaatacgAAAGAGGCTTAAGAGATAATTAGTTACCAGGAAACACATCATATCCATGCTGTCTTAAAAACCTAAAGCATAGTGCAGAAAAATACAGTCTTTTGCACATCAccaaagttttttttgttttggtgaGAGACAAATATAGTTTGAAGAAACTCGTCAATTTCCTTCCCAAAGTGATTAGCAAGGCCTAGTTTTTGAATCCAATCAGCCAACTGTAATTTATGCAAAATGTCCGACTCTTTAACAAAAAGGCATTTTACTTGAGCCACTAGCTTGTTTAACTGCATAGCAAATTCTTCTTTCTGCACAAAAATATGCcactaaatattattattttgttattattaatataaatattatactaaCTAATCTTCAAAGTTAATTAACATTGCATAAGCTCTTTAATTGTTCGACTATGGTGTTAAATTGTGGTTTATAACACACTAATTTTTGAAaagacaaaata
It includes:
- the LOC101497499 gene encoding LOW QUALITY PROTEIN: alpha-farnesene synthase-like (The sequence of the model RefSeq protein was modified relative to this genomic sequence to represent the inferred CDS: deleted 1 base in 1 codon); translated protein: MTMSSSTNQSEEKELDMRRTANYKPNIWKHDFLQTLGTPYDKEEFAMQLNKLVAQVKCLFVKESDILHKLQLADWIQKLGLANHFGKEIDEFLQTIFVSHQNKKNFGDVQRLYFSALCFRFLRQHGYDVFPDRLSNYIDVKKGIVVEKDHLCFSDAKDIMELLEASHLGLEGEQILDELKKLATTWLKDCFTSSAINIKEFNVDVERVVHALELPSHWRVPWFGVKWHVKHFQTEKDMDPDLLELAKLNFNITQVKLQREVKELSRWWEKLGLKKDFNFSRNRLVESFMCATGVAFEPKYKSLRKWLTKVIILVLLIDDVYDIYASFEELKPFTTALIQRWDAKELELPEYMTICFNALQDVTNEIAYEIAGENNYNMVLPYLKKAWMEFCNALYVEAKWDKTGYIPSLEEYLSNAWITSSGPLILLHSYFATTYEFQLTDEIDNFSHIYQDLVYNVSLVIRLCNDLGTAEAESERGDTASSIACYMNENDVSEEEARKHIQDIINSAWKKINGQCSTRLVASMEPFLNQARNAARVAHTLYLNGDGFGIQDRDIKKHILSLLVEPF